The sequence below is a genomic window from Candidatus Zixiibacteriota bacterium.
CGCTAGCCAATGTGATCTCCTGCTATCCGCCGCCTTTAGACACAACGATTCAGGATTACACAGTAACAGCGCAACTGAATGATGATCGCAGCCTGAGCGCATCGGGATCCTTCACGTTCATCGGCAAGATTCGCGGTGATGTGAACTACGACATGCATGTGAATCTTCTCGACATCACGGTTCTTGCCAGCTACATTTTCAAGAGCGGCAATCCACCATGTCCAATCGAATCCGGCGATGCTGATCTTTCAGGTGATATTGATATTGATGACGTCGTGTCTCTGATTGCCTATATCTACTGCGGAGAGCCATGGCCTGCCCGGATTGAACACGCTATCAACTCAGAAGCGAAGGACGCTTTCGCCGCCGCTCAGATTGTTGTGATCCCTGAAGATAGCTATACTCGTTCCTCTCAGATGATCAGTGTGGATTCAAGAGTAGCGGTGCGTGGTTATCAGTTCGAATTTGAAGGAGCGGATTTCCGAGGTGTTTCTGTCAGGTCTTTTGTACCGGGAATGGAGTTGTTCTATGGAATTGTCGATGGTCGCCTGAAAGTCGGTCTGTTCGATATCGAAGGTCAGGCTATATGTCCCTCTGGAAATCACGACGTGATTGAAGTTGAGAGTGCCGCCAATTCAAGAGTAAAGCTTCTGAAAACAATACTCGCCTCGGATGGTGGCGGCAGCACAACCGTTATTTACAGGGATGCATTTGATCAGCCCGTGCTACCGTCGGGATATAAGCTGAACCAGAACTATCCGAATCCGTTCAATCCGGTTACGATGATCAGCTTCTATATGCATAAGGCGGGCAACTATACGCTGACCGTATACAACGTTGTGGGGCAGATAGTCGACAAGATCGAAGGCACCGCGACCCAAGTCGGCGAAGTCTCTGTCGAGTGGGATGGTCACGATAAGGCCTCAGGCATATATTTCTACAAACTCGATACTGAAGGCTTCAGTGAAACCAAAAAGATGGCCCTGGTGAAGTAGCATCGGTCGAGCTACAGCTCACCTGTGGTAAGGCACCGGCGGCGCCGACATGGCGTCGCCGGCCATTAGTTGCAAGCAAACAGAATCTGAGACTCAATAAACGATGGAAACCTCATGAAAGATGAATCTACCGTCAGGGAGTGCTCGATTCTTGTAATTGACTCCGAGCCTGAGTTTGCAGAGGATCTATCCGTCTTGCTTCCTTCAGAGTATGATGTCGAGATTGCCGGCGGGTTGGGTGCGGCAATCAGGTCAATTCGTGACCATCGCCCCGACTGTGTACTTCTGGATGCACAAACACCTCTGGAGAAGGACGGCGTAAGATGCTTCGAAGGGATGGATCAAATTACGCTTCTTAGAGAGAAATGTACGGATATGGATATTCAGTGTCCGCCTCTCATATCCATGTCGGCACGCCTTGCTGACGTCGAAGACGCACCACTTGAGGCTAGACCAGAGGCCCAGATAGGAAAACCGCTCGACATTGATGAGCTGAAAAAGATAATCAAGAGGCTGACGACGTTCTAATTGTGAAGCAGAATATGGCCGAATCAAGCTCATAGTACATCTTACAGTTGATTTGGCAAGCTTAGCTGACTTCACAGAACCTCCACACTTCTGCGTTATAGAGATTGGAAAGGTCACCCATTTGCTCAATACGCGTTGACAGCGCCAGTAAATCCCGCAACGACCTCATGGCTGCCAAATTCACTCTGTCCTTCAAATCGTCCCCAAAACTCGCCTCACTTCCGACCAACGATACCGAAAAGTTCTCTCGGTGAACCGGAGCTCACCATTGGGCTTAACCTCGTTCAATTTCAATCCTAAGGCTGAGCCCTCTATTCCATCAATTTCCCAAAGTCCAAATTATAAGATATGCACATCTGCCCCAGAAATCCCTTGCAATCCCGATTCAACATCACGTATATTATGTGGAAGTAAATATGCGACGACCGTTGGGGGTGGCGCAAAGTCATCGCCTGAGATCATACCCCCCAACCTGATCCGGATAATGCCGGCGGAGGGAAACGGTGTCATGAGTGTGATTACTGTAAATAGTCCGTCAATTCTCTCATTTGGGAGAAGGCGGATTTTTTTTTGGAGGTGTTATGTTTAGAGCGATCGCAACCATTGTACTGATGCTTGCCGCTTTCGCCAATGCGAGTGGTGAGGCAATATCGGGAGTTGTAACCGATGCCGACGGCAACCGACTTGCCAATGTCAATATCACGATCGGTGGAACCAGTTACAATCCGACTGCCGAGAATGGACAATTTAATATCGAACTACCGGGCGCCGACGGTTTGAATATCACGTTTTCGCATGTCGGTTTCAGGCCTGTGATGAAGGAGGTCAATCTGGATGAGGCGCTCTACATCATTCTTGAACGTTCCACCTATGTCGCCGACGGTGTCACCGTACACGCAAGCAGGCTTGATGATTCGAATCCTGCGCGACCATACACAGATTTCACCAGCGATCAGATCAATCGCGACTATCTGATCAGCGAGTTTCCACTTCTACTCGAAAATACGCCGAATCTCTTCTCGTACGCTGATGCCGGTGGTGGGATGGGTTACAGCTACCTCAAGATTCGTGGCTTTGATGATAAGAGAATTTCTGTCTATATCAACGGTGTACCGCTCAACGATCCCGAGGACCAGGCGACATATTTCGTCGATCTGCCCGATTTCGCCGCAGAGGTGACCGACATCCAGATCGAGCGAGGCATAGGAAACTCGTCCTATGGAGACGCCTCATTCGGCGGGTCGGTCAATATAGTGTCAGCTGCGCTGGACCGTCCGCGAAAGGTCTCTCTTTCCGCCGGTTACGGAAGCTATCTGCACGATGGTGCGGTGATTGGCGATGTCCGCAAGCAGGCATTCGAATATTCATCCGGTCTGGTCGATGGCAGGTGGAGTTTCGCTGGACGATACTCGAAGATGTTCAGTGACGGGTACCGCGAGAACTCGTGGTATGATGGCTGGTCTTACTTCCTGTCTGTTTCGCGACTCGATCCGAATATGACGACAACATTCAACACATACGGCGGTCCAATGCAGATGCACCTTGCCTACTATGGCAGTGATCGTGCGACGCTCGATGCAGACCGCCGGGATAACTATCTGACATACCCGAACGAGACCGACAATTTCAATCAGCCGCATTATGAGATTCACAATGCCTATCATCTTAACGAAAGGATGACTCTGAGTAACACTTTGTACTATATAAGAGGGCGCGGTTATTACGAGCAGTACAAAGAGAGTCGAGATTTCGAAGAGTACAATATCCCGCCCATAATTTATGAAGATACCAACGGGAGCCCTTCATCAGCATATGGTGAGGGTGATCTCGTTCGTCAGCAATGGGTTGTAAAGAATCAATACGGCCTCAATCCACGGCTCGACATCAAACATGATTCGGGCGAGTTTTCGGTCGGGGGCGCGTTTTATCTCTTTGACTCGGAGCATTGGGGCCAAGTGGTGTGGGCCGAGGGTGTGACATCAGATATGATCAGTCCGCGCCACAAATACTATGAGTATTTCGGGGACAGATTCTCCGGATCGATATATGCCAGCGAGAGATACGATCTGACAGACAAATTCAATCTGAATGCGAGTCTTCAAGCGAGATTCATCCAGCAAACCTTCGATCAGACTCTGATGGGTGCTTTTGTCAGCGACAATGATTATGATCTCAACTGGCTGTTTCTATCACCCAGGGCGGCGATCAGCTACAAACCGGACAATCGGTTCACATTCTCGGTCAGTGCCGCTGTCTCATCGCGCACACCGGACGATGCTTCTATATATGATG
It includes:
- a CDS encoding TonB-dependent receptor; translated protein: MFRAIATIVLMLAAFANASGEAISGVVTDADGNRLANVNITIGGTSYNPTAENGQFNIELPGADGLNITFSHVGFRPVMKEVNLDEALYIILERSTYVADGVTVHASRLDDSNPARPYTDFTSDQINRDYLISEFPLLLENTPNLFSYADAGGGMGYSYLKIRGFDDKRISVYINGVPLNDPEDQATYFVDLPDFAAEVTDIQIERGIGNSSYGDASFGGSVNIVSAALDRPRKVSLSAGYGSYLHDGAVIGDVRKQAFEYSSGLVDGRWSFAGRYSKMFSDGYRENSWYDGWSYFLSVSRLDPNMTTTFNTYGGPMQMHLAYYGSDRATLDADRRDNYLTYPNETDNFNQPHYEIHNAYHLNERMTLSNTLYYIRGRGYYEQYKESRDFEEYNIPPIIYEDTNGSPSSAYGEGDLVRQQWVVKNQYGLNPRLDIKHDSGEFSVGGAFYLFDSEHWGQVVWAEGVTSDMISPRHKYYEYFGDRFSGSIYASERYDLTDKFNLNASLQARFIQQTFDQTLMGAFVSDNDYDLNWLFLSPRAAISYKPDNRFTFSVSAAVSSRTPDDASIYDANDPYAVPSLGIKPERVYDFELGGSFRTGVANAGVNLYWMEFGNEIIPAGGYTDDGVPLTINASRSVHAGIETTAGYKPLDFLSLSGNLSVTYDRARDFKVSQILYDNSSDWNQLGTVTVDYSDNPLQGFPTYLGNILADLQFDRYRLALRSKFAGRQYIDNAGIKAISVEPFVTFSASASAALSNPAGVGRLLLSGRVDNIFNRKYETSGFCEFYSFRDSPAITGAYYIPAAETSFFVQLKLELE